One Bradyrhizobium zhanjiangense DNA segment encodes these proteins:
- a CDS encoding GNAT family N-acetyltransferase codes for MDHFSTDRLTAERLNEDHLADLVALHLDAEVSRYLGGVRAPEVTKTYLVTNMAHWDEHGFGLWTLRSKDGAFAGRAGIRHILVDDVDEIEIAYAFKREFWGQGFASEIASALTDIGLSQLALSSLIGVVYVGNGASRRVLEKSHYLLERNTNRHGEDVVIYRIRR; via the coding sequence ATGGATCACTTCAGCACCGACAGACTGACCGCCGAGAGGTTGAACGAAGATCACCTCGCCGACCTCGTCGCGCTGCATCTCGATGCCGAGGTGTCCCGCTATCTCGGCGGGGTGCGGGCGCCCGAGGTCACGAAGACCTATCTCGTCACCAACATGGCGCATTGGGACGAGCATGGCTTCGGGCTGTGGACGCTGCGATCGAAAGACGGGGCATTCGCCGGGCGGGCGGGAATCCGGCACATCCTCGTCGACGACGTCGACGAGATCGAGATTGCCTACGCGTTCAAGCGGGAATTCTGGGGCCAGGGATTTGCGAGCGAGATCGCGAGCGCGTTGACGGACATCGGGCTGTCACAGCTCGCACTGTCATCCCTCATCGGCGTCGTCTATGTCGGGAATGGCGCATCGCGCCGCGTGTTGGAGAAGTCGCACTATCTGCTGGAGCGGAACACGAACCGTCACGGCGAGGACGTCGTGATCTACCGCATCCGGCGGTGA
- a CDS encoding DUF2336 domain-containing protein: MNGAKTLLQDLDDAIARGTDESRAKALWHATDILITGRYSDDEISTFGEVIGRLADEIEVAARVQLSEVMSACDHAPFNVIAKLALDDEIEVAGPVLRDSTRIDEKMLVESAMTKGQAHLLAIAQRQSIGEAVTDVLVKRGNQEVVTSVAKNEGARFSGSGLLHMVRRAEGDSILAEQLGLRKDVPRHIFQQLIAKASEDVRRRLETERPEMMAQIQSSVTEVTGDLQSKFGPSSRSYFVAKRVVTTQYRQGNLNQDSISNYARQHRFDEVQIGLSLLSALPVDVIERALMDRNREMILVLCKALDFSWDTTMSLLFLGAKDHLITARELQDNEREYGRLKIETSRSILKFYQSRKNSAGADAGRQPELQVH; encoded by the coding sequence ATGAACGGGGCGAAGACGCTTCTACAGGATCTGGACGACGCGATCGCGCGCGGCACCGACGAAAGCCGGGCGAAGGCGTTGTGGCATGCGACCGACATCCTGATCACCGGCCGCTACAGCGATGACGAGATCAGCACGTTCGGCGAGGTCATCGGGCGGCTCGCCGACGAAATCGAGGTTGCTGCGCGGGTGCAGCTCTCGGAAGTGATGTCGGCGTGCGACCACGCCCCGTTCAACGTCATCGCAAAGCTCGCGCTCGACGACGAGATCGAGGTCGCCGGCCCCGTTCTGCGCGACTCCACGCGTATCGACGAGAAGATGCTGGTCGAGAGCGCCATGACCAAAGGCCAGGCGCATCTGCTCGCGATCGCCCAGCGCCAGTCGATCGGCGAGGCCGTGACCGACGTGCTGGTCAAGCGCGGCAACCAGGAGGTCGTGACGTCGGTTGCGAAAAACGAGGGCGCGCGCTTCTCCGGCTCGGGCCTGTTGCACATGGTGCGCCGCGCCGAGGGCGACTCGATCCTCGCCGAGCAGCTCGGCCTGCGCAAGGACGTGCCGCGCCACATCTTCCAGCAGCTGATCGCAAAGGCGTCGGAAGACGTCCGCCGCCGCCTCGAGACCGAGCGGCCCGAGATGATGGCGCAGATCCAGAGCTCGGTGACCGAGGTCACCGGCGACCTTCAGTCCAAGTTCGGTCCGTCCTCACGCAGCTATTTCGTCGCCAAGCGCGTGGTGACGACGCAGTACCGCCAGGGCAACCTCAACCAGGATTCGATCTCGAACTATGCGCGCCAGCACCGCTTCGACGAGGTGCAGATCGGCCTGTCGCTGCTGTCGGCGCTGCCGGTGGACGTGATCGAGCGCGCGCTGATGGACCGCAACCGCGAGATGATCCTGGTGCTGTGCAAGGCGCTCGATTTCTCCTGGGACACGACCATGTCGCTGCTGTTCCTCGGTGCCAAGGATCATCTGATCACGGCGCGCGAGCTCCAGGACAATGAGCGTGAGTACGGCCGCCTCAAGATCGAGACCTCGCGCAGCATCTTGAAGTTCTACCAGTCGCGCAAGAACAGCGCGGGTGCCGATGCGGGCCGTCAGCCCGAGCTCCAAGTTCACTGA